From a region of the Pseudomonas kermanshahensis genome:
- a CDS encoding AsmA family protein: MKAFGKILGLGLLGLLLIIVALGFALTHLFDPNDYKDEIRQLARDKAHVELTLNGDIGWSLFPWLGLELHDASIATLSKPSEPFADLKMLGLSVRVLPLLRREVQMSDVRVEGLNLTLARDENGHGNWEDIGKPLPAPNGAPTDTPAQAPAEQAPAQADSGSERAVKLDIDSLTVNNARVQYTDAKNGQSYSAESIQLSTGPVHEGANIALKASAFLSATQPSIKARTELAGELRFDRKLKRYNFEDMRLSGETSGEPFAGKTVTFAAQGQLLVDLAANVASWNGLKISANQLRALGELNLRDLDKAPQLSGGLSIAQFDLRTFLDGIGRPLPATNDPAAFTKLELVTRLQGTSNSLALADLAVKLDDSTFTGRVAVEDFAKQALRVQLKADTFDADRYLPAKSEQAKGATAARQAEVNQQEASAVAGASSSPLPNAPTQVAWSDDKLLPVDRLRALDLQADLTFGALTLDKLPIQDAQLKATGQGGLVTLQTLRGGLYNGSFEAKGTVDVRPAVPQLGVNTKINRVPVEHFIKAEGKEQTPPVKGLLTLTSDLTATGNSQKALVDTLNGSANFTINDGVLVNANLEQQLCQAIATLNRKTLSGEPRGKDTPFEELRGSLVVRNGVASNPDLKARIPGLTVNGHGDLDLRVLGMDYNVGVVVEGDQRAMPDPACQVNERYVGVEVPLRCRGPLELGAKACRLDQDGLGKVAAKLAGNRLKDKIDEKLDEKLGDKVSPELKDALKGLFKR; the protein is encoded by the coding sequence ATGAAAGCGTTCGGCAAAATCCTGGGACTGGGGCTTCTCGGGTTGCTGCTGATCATCGTGGCGCTGGGCTTCGCCCTGACCCACCTCTTTGATCCCAACGACTACAAAGACGAGATTCGCCAGCTGGCGCGCGACAAGGCTCATGTCGAGCTGACCCTCAACGGTGACATCGGCTGGAGCCTGTTCCCGTGGTTGGGCCTGGAGCTGCATGACGCGAGCATCGCGACCTTGAGCAAACCCAGCGAGCCATTCGCCGACCTGAAGATGCTCGGCCTGTCGGTACGCGTACTGCCGCTGCTGCGCCGCGAAGTGCAGATGAGCGATGTGCGCGTCGAAGGCCTGAACCTGACCCTGGCCCGCGACGAAAATGGCCATGGCAACTGGGAAGACATCGGCAAGCCATTGCCCGCCCCTAACGGCGCCCCAACCGATACACCGGCCCAGGCACCTGCCGAACAGGCCCCAGCGCAAGCCGACAGCGGCAGCGAGCGTGCGGTCAAACTCGACATCGACAGCCTGACCGTGAACAACGCCCGCGTGCAGTACACCGATGCCAAAAACGGCCAGAGCTACAGCGCCGAAAGCATCCAGCTGAGCACCGGCCCGGTCCACGAAGGCGCGAACATTGCGCTTAAGGCAAGTGCCTTCCTCAGTGCCACCCAACCGAGCATCAAGGCCCGCACCGAGCTTGCCGGCGAACTGCGCTTTGACCGCAAGCTCAAGCGCTACAACTTCGAAGACATGCGCCTGTCGGGCGAAACCTCGGGCGAGCCGTTTGCCGGCAAGACCGTGACCTTCGCCGCACAAGGCCAACTGCTGGTCGACCTGGCAGCCAATGTCGCCTCGTGGAACGGCCTGAAAATATCGGCCAACCAGCTGCGAGCACTGGGTGAACTGAACCTGCGCGACCTGGACAAGGCACCGCAACTCAGCGGCGGCCTGTCGATCGCCCAGTTCGACCTGCGCACCTTCCTCGACGGCATCGGCCGCCCGCTGCCCGCCACGAACGACCCGGCCGCGTTCACCAAGCTGGAACTGGTCACCCGCCTGCAAGGCACGTCGAACAGCCTGGCCCTGGCAGACCTGGCCGTGAAGCTGGACGACAGCACCTTCACCGGCCGCGTGGCTGTCGAAGATTTCGCCAAACAGGCCCTGCGCGTGCAACTGAAGGCCGACACCTTCGACGCCGACCGCTACCTGCCCGCCAAGAGCGAACAAGCCAAAGGCGCCACCGCCGCCCGCCAGGCCGAGGTCAACCAACAGGAAGCCAGCGCCGTGGCCGGTGCCAGCAGCTCCCCGCTGCCCAACGCCCCGACCCAGGTCGCCTGGAGCGACGACAAGCTGCTGCCGGTAGACCGCCTGCGCGCCCTCGACCTGCAGGCCGACCTGACGTTCGGCGCACTGACCCTGGACAAACTGCCCATTCAGGATGCCCAGCTCAAGGCCACTGGCCAAGGCGGCCTGGTGACCCTGCAGACCCTGCGCGGCGGCCTCTACAATGGCAGCTTCGAGGCCAAGGGCACCGTCGATGTGCGCCCTGCCGTGCCGCAGCTTGGCGTCAATACCAAGATCAACCGGGTACCGGTGGAACACTTCATCAAGGCCGAGGGCAAAGAGCAAACGCCACCGGTCAAGGGCCTGTTGACCCTGACCAGCGACCTGACCGCGACCGGCAACAGCCAGAAGGCATTGGTCGACACCCTCAATGGCAGCGCCAACTTCACCATCAACGATGGCGTGCTGGTCAATGCCAACCTTGAACAGCAACTGTGCCAGGCCATCGCCACCCTGAACCGTAAAACGCTCAGCGGCGAACCGCGCGGCAAGGACACGCCCTTCGAGGAACTGCGTGGCAGCCTGGTGGTGCGCAATGGCGTGGCCAGCAACCCAGACCTCAAGGCCCGCATCCCAGGCCTGACCGTCAACGGCCACGGCGACCTCGACCTGCGCGTGTTGGGCATGGACTACAACGTCGGCGTGGTCGTCGAAGGCGACCAACGCGCCATGCCGGACCCGGCCTGCCAGGTCAACGAGCGCTATGTCGGCGTTGAAGTGCCGCTGCGCTGCCGCGGCCCGCTGGAGCTTGGCGCCAAGGCCTGCCGCCTGGACCAGGACGGCCTGGGCAAGGTCGCCGCGAAACTGGCCGGCAACCGCCTGAAAGACAAGATTGATGAAAAACTCGACGAAAAACTCGGAGACAAAGTGAGCCCTGAACTCAAAGACGCGCTCAAGGGGCTGTTCAAACGATGA
- a CDS encoding OFA family MFS transporter translates to MSSNVTAGTLAGAPSFLSKERIIARPGFNRWLVPPAALAIHLCIGMAYGFSVFWLPLSQAIGITAPVACSADMGFIARLFSAECDWPISMLSWIYTLFFVFLGCSAAVLGGWLEHAGPRKAGLVSALCWCGGMLISAIGVKTHQLWLMWLGSGVIGGIGLGLGYISPVSTLIKWFPDKRGMATGMAIMGFGGGAMVGAPLATALMGHFGSAEDVGVWQSFVVMAAIYFVFMTAGALGYRVPPTGWKPEGWTAPAKKAGNGMVTDRHVHVSVAWKTPQFALVWLVLCLNVSAGIGILGMASPLLQEVFAGKLLGNELSFSELNATQLAQIAAIAAGFTGLLSLFNIGGRFFWASFSDYIGRKNTYFAFFALGVGLYSLVPNMGHLGNVALFVAAFCIILSMYGGGFATVPAYLADLFGTQMVGAIHGRLLTAWAAAGVLGPVLITYLRESQLAAGVERAAAYDMTLYILAGLLVLGFICNMLIRPVADKHFMSDQQLAAERALSHDKGADGARSLEWHAAPGSLPLVLIAWTAVVVPLAWGVWITLQKTAVLFH, encoded by the coding sequence ATGAGCAGTAACGTCACGGCGGGCACCTTGGCCGGTGCGCCGAGCTTCCTGTCGAAGGAGCGCATCATCGCCCGTCCGGGCTTCAACCGTTGGCTGGTGCCACCGGCCGCCTTGGCTATCCACCTGTGTATCGGCATGGCCTACGGCTTCTCGGTGTTCTGGCTGCCCTTGTCGCAAGCCATCGGCATCACCGCGCCGGTGGCCTGCTCGGCGGACATGGGGTTCATCGCCCGCCTGTTCAGTGCCGAGTGCGACTGGCCGATTTCGATGCTGAGCTGGATCTACACCTTGTTCTTCGTGTTCCTCGGCTGCTCGGCCGCGGTGCTTGGCGGCTGGCTGGAACACGCTGGGCCGCGCAAGGCCGGGCTGGTGTCGGCGCTGTGCTGGTGCGGCGGCATGCTGATCTCGGCGATTGGGGTAAAGACCCATCAGCTGTGGCTGATGTGGCTGGGCTCTGGTGTGATCGGCGGCATTGGCCTGGGCCTGGGCTACATTTCGCCGGTCTCGACGCTGATCAAGTGGTTCCCGGACAAACGCGGCATGGCTACCGGCATGGCGATCATGGGTTTTGGCGGTGGCGCGATGGTCGGCGCCCCCCTGGCGACCGCGCTGATGGGCCACTTTGGCAGCGCAGAAGACGTCGGGGTATGGCAGAGCTTCGTGGTGATGGCGGCGATCTACTTCGTGTTCATGACGGCCGGCGCCCTGGGTTACCGCGTGCCACCGACCGGCTGGAAGCCTGAGGGCTGGACCGCCCCGGCGAAAAAGGCCGGCAATGGCATGGTCACCGACCGCCATGTGCACGTCAGCGTGGCCTGGAAAACCCCACAGTTCGCCCTGGTGTGGCTGGTGCTGTGCCTGAACGTCTCGGCCGGCATCGGTATTCTGGGCATGGCGTCGCCGCTGTTGCAGGAAGTGTTCGCCGGTAAGTTGCTGGGCAACGAGCTGAGCTTCAGCGAACTGAACGCCACCCAGCTGGCGCAAATTGCCGCCATCGCAGCGGGCTTCACTGGCTTGCTGAGCCTGTTCAACATTGGCGGGCGCTTCTTCTGGGCGTCGTTCTCTGACTACATTGGCCGCAAGAACACCTACTTCGCCTTCTTCGCCTTGGGCGTGGGCCTCTACAGCCTGGTGCCGAACATGGGTCATCTGGGCAACGTGGCGCTGTTCGTGGCGGCGTTCTGCATCATCCTGTCGATGTACGGTGGCGGCTTTGCCACAGTGCCGGCGTACCTGGCCGACCTGTTCGGCACGCAGATGGTCGGTGCGATTCATGGGCGCCTGCTGACGGCCTGGGCGGCGGCGGGCGTGCTGGGGCCGGTGCTGATCACCTACCTGCGCGAGTCTCAGCTGGCGGCGGGCGTTGAGCGCGCGGCGGCGTATGACATGACCCTGTATATCCTCGCGGGCCTGCTGGTGCTGGGCTTTATCTGCAACATGCTGATTCGCCCGGTGGCCGACAAGCACTTCATGAGCGACCAGCAACTGGCCGCCGAGCGTGCGCTGAGCCATGACAAGGGTGCCGATGGCGCGCGGTCGCTGGAGTGGCATGCCGCGCCGGGCAGCTTGCCGTTAGTGCTGATCGCCTGGACTGCGGTGGTTGTGCCGCTGGCTTGGGGGGTGTGGATTACGTTGCAGAAGACGGCTGTACTGTTCCATTGA
- the hisB gene encoding imidazoleglycerol-phosphate dehydratase HisB, which yields MVERKASVERNTLETQVKCSINLDGSGKARFDIGVPFLEHMLDQIARHGLIDLDIECKGDLHIDDHHTVEDVGITLGQAFAQAIGDKKGIFRYGHAYVPLDEALSRVVIDFSGRPGLQMHVPYTRATVGGFDVDLFQEFFQGFVNHALVSLHIDNLRGHNTHHQIETVFKAFGRALRMAITLDERMAGQMPSTKGCL from the coding sequence ATGGTCGAACGTAAGGCTTCCGTCGAGCGCAATACCCTGGAAACCCAGGTCAAGTGCTCGATCAACCTAGATGGCAGCGGCAAGGCCCGATTTGATATCGGTGTGCCTTTCCTTGAACACATGCTCGACCAGATCGCCCGACATGGGCTGATCGATCTGGACATCGAGTGCAAGGGTGACCTGCACATCGACGATCACCATACCGTCGAAGACGTCGGTATCACCCTGGGCCAGGCATTCGCCCAGGCGATCGGCGATAAAAAAGGCATCTTCCGCTACGGCCATGCCTATGTGCCGCTGGACGAAGCGCTGTCGCGCGTGGTCATCGACTTCTCTGGCCGCCCAGGCCTGCAGATGCACGTGCCGTACACCCGCGCCACGGTCGGTGGCTTCGATGTCGACCTGTTCCAGGAGTTCTTCCAGGGCTTCGTCAACCACGCCCTGGTGAGCCTGCACATCGACAACCTGCGTGGCCACAACACCCACCACCAGATCGAAACCGTGTTCAAGGCGTTCGGCCGCGCGCTGCGCATGGCCATTACCTTGGACGAGCGCATGGCTGGGCAGATGCCTTCCACCAAGGGATGCCTGTAA
- the hisH gene encoding imidazole glycerol phosphate synthase subunit HisH: MQTVAVIDYGMGNLHSVAKALEHVGAGKVLVTSDAAVIREADRVVFPGVGAIRDCMAEIRRLGFDSLVREVSQDRPFLGICVGMQALLEHSEENNGVDCIGLFPGQVKFFGKGLQEDGEHLKVPHMGWNEVSQANHHPLWHDIPDRARFYFVHSYYINAGKPSQVVGRGHYGVDFAAALADGSRFAVQFHPEKSHTHGLQLLQNFVAWDGRW; encoded by the coding sequence ATGCAGACGGTAGCCGTAATCGACTATGGCATGGGCAACCTGCACTCGGTGGCCAAGGCGCTCGAGCATGTCGGCGCCGGCAAGGTACTGGTCACCAGCGACGCCGCGGTGATCCGCGAGGCTGACCGCGTGGTGTTCCCAGGCGTGGGCGCGATTCGCGACTGCATGGCCGAAATCCGTCGCCTGGGCTTCGACAGCCTGGTGCGTGAAGTCAGCCAGGACCGCCCGTTCCTCGGCATCTGTGTCGGCATGCAAGCGCTGCTCGAACACAGTGAAGAGAACAACGGCGTCGACTGCATCGGCCTGTTCCCAGGCCAGGTGAAGTTTTTCGGCAAGGGCCTGCAAGAGGATGGCGAGCACCTGAAGGTGCCGCACATGGGCTGGAACGAAGTCAGCCAGGCCAACCACCATCCCCTATGGCACGACATCCCTGACCGCGCACGTTTCTATTTCGTACACAGCTACTACATCAATGCCGGCAAGCCGAGCCAGGTGGTTGGTCGCGGCCACTATGGCGTCGACTTCGCCGCCGCGCTGGCCGACGGCTCGCGCTTTGCCGTGCAGTTCCACCCCGAAAAGAGCCACACCCATGGCCTGCAGTTGCTGCAGAACTTCGTCGCCTGGGACGGGCGCTGGTAA
- a CDS encoding DUF2164 domain-containing protein gives MSRSKTKAPIITLAPEQEREALDTLKRFLEDRFELQLGSFEVAEVLDLFSKEIAPHYYNRAIADVQLHLKERFESIESDLWALEKP, from the coding sequence ATGAGCCGATCGAAGACCAAGGCCCCGATCATCACCCTGGCCCCCGAGCAGGAGCGCGAGGCGCTCGATACGCTCAAGCGTTTTCTCGAAGACCGTTTCGAGTTGCAGCTGGGGTCGTTTGAAGTGGCCGAGGTCCTCGACCTGTTCAGCAAAGAGATTGCACCCCATTACTACAACAGGGCGATTGCCGATGTTCAGCTGCACCTCAAGGAGCGGTTCGAGAGCATCGAGAGCGACCTGTGGGCACTCGAGAAGCCCTGA
- the hisA gene encoding 1-(5-phosphoribosyl)-5-[(5-phosphoribosylamino)methylideneamino]imidazole-4-carboxamide isomerase codes for MLIIPAIDLKDGACVRLRQGRMEDSTVFSDDPVSMAAKWVEGGCRRLHLVDLNGAFEGQPVNGEVVTAIAKRYPTLPIQIGGGIRSLETIEHYVKAGVSYVIIGTKAVKQPAFVAEACKAFPGKVIVGLDAKDGFVATDGWAEVSTVQVIDLAKRFEADGVSAIVYTDIAKDGMMQGCNVPFTKALAEATRIPVIASGGIHNLGDIKALLDAKAPGIIGAITGRAIYEGTLDVAEAQAFCDNYQG; via the coding sequence ATGCTGATTATCCCCGCTATCGATCTGAAGGACGGTGCCTGCGTGCGCCTGCGCCAGGGCCGCATGGAAGACTCCACGGTATTTTCCGATGACCCGGTGAGCATGGCCGCCAAATGGGTCGAGGGTGGCTGCCGCCGCCTGCACCTGGTCGACCTCAACGGCGCCTTCGAAGGCCAGCCGGTCAACGGCGAAGTGGTCACCGCCATCGCCAAGCGTTACCCGACTCTGCCGATCCAGATCGGCGGCGGCATTCGCTCGCTGGAAACCATCGAGCACTACGTCAAGGCGGGCGTCAGCTACGTCATCATCGGCACCAAGGCGGTCAAGCAGCCAGCGTTCGTCGCGGAGGCCTGCAAGGCCTTCCCGGGCAAGGTCATCGTTGGCCTGGACGCCAAGGACGGCTTCGTCGCCACCGACGGCTGGGCTGAAGTCAGCACTGTTCAGGTCATCGACCTGGCCAAGCGCTTCGAGGCCGATGGCGTCTCGGCGATCGTCTACACCGACATCGCCAAAGACGGCATGATGCAGGGCTGCAACGTGCCCTTCACCAAAGCCCTGGCCGAAGCCACGCGCATTCCGGTGATCGCATCGGGTGGCATTCACAACCTGGGCGACATCAAGGCCCTGCTGGACGCCAAGGCCCCTGGCATCATCGGCGCCATCACTGGCCGTGCCATCTACGAAGGCACCCTCGATGTCGCCGAGGCCCAGGCCTTCTGCGACAACTACCAAGGCTGA
- the hisF gene encoding imidazole glycerol phosphate synthase subunit HisF, translating into MALAKRIIPCLDVDNGRVVKGVKFENIRDAGDPVEIARRYNEQGADEITFLDITASVDGRDTTLHTVERMASQVFIPLTVGGGVRTVQDIRNLLNAGADKVSINTAAVFNPEFVGEAADRFGSQCIVVAIDAKKVSAPGETPRWEIFTHGGRKPTGLDAVEWAKKMEGLGAGEILLTSMDQDGMKNGFDLGVTRAISDALGIPVIASGGVGNLQHLADGILEGHASAVLAASIFHFGEYTVPEAKAYMASRGIVVR; encoded by the coding sequence ATGGCACTGGCCAAGCGCATCATCCCTTGCCTGGACGTGGACAACGGCCGGGTGGTCAAGGGCGTCAAGTTCGAGAACATCCGTGATGCCGGCGACCCGGTAGAAATTGCCCGTCGCTACAACGAGCAGGGTGCCGACGAAATCACCTTCCTCGACATCACCGCCAGCGTCGATGGCCGCGACACCACGCTGCATACCGTCGAGCGCATGGCCAGCCAAGTGTTCATCCCGCTGACTGTGGGCGGTGGCGTGCGCACCGTGCAGGACATCCGCAACCTGCTCAATGCCGGTGCCGACAAGGTCTCGATCAACACGGCTGCGGTGTTCAACCCAGAGTTCGTGGGCGAGGCGGCGGACCGTTTTGGTTCGCAGTGCATCGTCGTTGCCATCGATGCCAAGAAGGTCTCCGCGCCGGGTGAAACGCCGCGCTGGGAGATTTTCACCCATGGCGGGCGCAAGCCGACCGGGTTGGATGCGGTGGAGTGGGCGAAGAAGATGGAAGGCCTGGGTGCCGGTGAGATCCTGCTGACCAGCATGGACCAGGACGGCATGAAGAACGGCTTTGACCTGGGTGTTACCCGGGCCATCAGCGATGCGCTGGGGATTCCGGTGATTGCGTCGGGTGGGGTGGGTAACCTGCAGCACCTGGCGGACGGGATTCTGGAAGGGCATGCCAGCGCGGTGTTGGCGGCCAGTATCTTCCACTTTGGCGAGTACACCGTTCCGGAAGCCAAGGCCTACATGGCTTCGCGCGGGATCGTCGTTCGCTGA